One genomic region from Nocardia vinacea encodes:
- a CDS encoding DUF6228 family protein produces the protein MECECDQDADQGMAISLGAPGDGTWARLCNRVDQWGDNSIQVCVRIGAPGLLAAVHQVTLAVMGDSDLVWFFDDLARNFTGWDGARVWESMDRDLRVEAVFASHGYVSLTWTVKPWRHMDGNWTASTTVVLEAGEQMLQFARDVHQFLGPVEP, from the coding sequence ATGGAGTGCGAGTGTGACCAGGATGCCGACCAGGGCATGGCAATATCCCTGGGCGCTCCGGGCGACGGGACATGGGCTCGGCTGTGCAACCGGGTCGATCAATGGGGCGATAACTCGATCCAGGTCTGCGTTCGGATCGGGGCTCCTGGGCTACTCGCCGCCGTGCACCAGGTGACACTTGCTGTCATGGGCGATAGCGATCTCGTCTGGTTCTTCGACGACCTGGCTCGCAACTTCACTGGCTGGGACGGCGCCCGTGTTTGGGAGAGCATGGACCGCGACCTACGGGTTGAGGCGGTCTTCGCTTCTCACGGCTACGTGAGCCTGACGTGGACAGTCAAGCCGTGGCGGCATATGGATGGCAACTGGACAGCCTCCACAACTGTCGTGCTCGAGGCAGGCGAACAGATGCTCCAGTTCGCCAGGGACGTCCACCAGTTCCTCGGGCCCGTGGAACCCTAG
- a CDS encoding putative quinol monooxygenase produces the protein MFALVVKFDLFDVDKAAAFDQLVAETVKNITENEPGTLVYATNTVDGEPLSRIFYEVYRDRDAFEEHERQPHTRRFLDKRSEYVASFRVEFLAPAVAKGLPT, from the coding sequence ATGTTTGCACTCGTGGTGAAGTTCGACTTGTTCGACGTCGACAAGGCGGCAGCCTTCGACCAGCTCGTCGCCGAGACTGTCAAGAACATCACCGAAAACGAACCCGGCACGCTGGTCTATGCAACCAACACCGTTGACGGTGAACCGCTCTCGCGGATCTTCTATGAGGTGTACCGCGACCGCGATGCGTTCGAGGAGCATGAGCGGCAGCCGCACACCCGGCGGTTCCTGGACAAGCGCAGCGAATACGTCGCGTCATTCCGCGTCGAGTTCCTGGCCCCGGCCGTCGCGAAGGGCCTGCCTACTTAG